One segment of Clostridium ljungdahlii DSM 13528 DNA contains the following:
- the menA gene encoding 1,4-dihydroxy-2-naphthoate octaprenyltransferase has protein sequence MKQKFKIWLMAARPFSLTASIIPVTIGAIFAAKESKFQFIYYLISLLAAVLLQASSNMINDYDDFINKVDTKESGSSSGIIFENLLTSEELLKGGRLVLALGCILGLFLAFQKGGFILILGTIGALSGYFYTGKPLILKYRGLGAPLIFMIFGPLMTLGGYFVQVQRININVLLLSIPIGLLTTAILHANDIRDIYHDKKAGIKTLSIMTGKTNACYIYYGLVYLSYISVLAMTYYRVTPIWSLLCLITLPTALKNINKLRISNRSNSKLATLDQETAKLQGQFGVILIISILFSYIR, from the coding sequence ATGAAACAAAAATTTAAAATATGGTTAATGGCTGCAAGGCCTTTTTCATTAACTGCTTCTATAATTCCAGTTACAATAGGTGCTATATTTGCTGCAAAGGAATCAAAATTTCAGTTTATATACTACCTGATTTCCTTATTAGCTGCTGTACTTTTGCAAGCCTCATCAAATATGATTAATGACTATGATGATTTTATTAACAAAGTTGATACCAAGGAATCTGGATCTTCTAGTGGTATTATTTTTGAAAATTTATTGACTTCTGAAGAACTCCTTAAAGGAGGACGCTTAGTTTTAGCTTTAGGATGTATACTCGGACTATTTTTAGCTTTTCAAAAAGGGGGTTTTATTCTAATTCTAGGTACTATAGGAGCTTTAAGTGGTTATTTTTATACCGGAAAGCCACTTATTCTAAAATACAGAGGCTTAGGTGCCCCTTTAATATTTATGATCTTTGGGCCCCTAATGACACTCGGTGGATACTTTGTTCAAGTTCAGAGAATTAATATAAACGTACTTCTGTTATCTATACCAATTGGGCTTTTAACTACAGCTATTTTACACGCAAATGATATTAGGGATATTTATCATGATAAAAAAGCTGGAATAAAAACTCTATCTATAATGACTGGAAAAACTAATGCCTGCTATATTTATTATGGCTTAGTTTATTTATCCTATATTTCTGTTTTAGCTATGACTTATTACAGAGTTACCCCTATTTGGAGTTTACTTTGTCTAATTACATTGCCAACAGCATTGAAAAATATCAATAAATTGCGTATTTCTAATAGATCTAATTCTAAACTCGCTACCCTTGATCAGGAAACAGCAAAACTACAGGGACAATTTGGAGTTATCCTTATTATTTCAATACTATTTTCTTATATAAGATAA
- a CDS encoding CPBP family intramembrane glutamic endopeptidase: MNNKNYKYLTFTLFAAAILWYLMFVIKPFNFWIEMSGSILLLILMAFFGDRDIFHFGKIEPRHILIGILSAIALYGIFYVGNIISGYLFPFKDTQISSVYSNKSNANLALIGLLLFFIIGPGEELYWRGFIQNTLGKEFGENKGYLFSVLLYAAVHIVTGNFMLIIAALVCGLFWGWLYKKEKSLIPVIISHAIWDLTIFVLLPLM; encoded by the coding sequence TTGAACAATAAAAACTATAAATATTTAACTTTTACATTGTTTGCAGCAGCAATCTTATGGTATCTAATGTTTGTTATAAAGCCCTTTAACTTTTGGATAGAAATGAGTGGATCGATATTACTATTAATATTAATGGCATTCTTTGGTGATAGAGATATATTCCACTTTGGGAAAATAGAACCGAGGCATATTTTAATTGGAATACTCTCAGCAATAGCCTTGTACGGAATATTTTATGTAGGAAATATTATATCAGGATACTTATTCCCATTTAAGGATACTCAAATTTCATCAGTTTATAGTAATAAATCAAATGCTAACTTAGCACTAATAGGATTGCTACTATTTTTTATAATTGGTCCAGGTGAAGAACTATACTGGAGAGGCTTTATACAAAATACTTTAGGTAAAGAATTTGGAGAAAACAAAGGATATTTATTTTCAGTTTTATTATATGCAGCTGTGCATATTGTTACAGGCAACTTTATGCTAATTATAGCAGCTTTGGTATGTGGATTATTCTGGGGATGGCTTTATAAAAAAGAGAAGAGTTTGATACCAGTAATTATCTCCCACGCTATTTGGGATTTAACAATATTCGTTTTGCTTCCACTAATGTAA